A portion of the Veillonellales bacterium genome contains these proteins:
- a CDS encoding ShlB/FhaC/HecB family hemolysin secretion/activation protein, with translation MLNNFAQHKKRILTGLTLLSMAACPVYAAVQPDAGIVLGGNKQPVLQQPVHETPQITVEGQKAAAENGGGQRIAVSSFRITGALPPVPQEELLALVASEAGRELTLTDLNNLAAKITQHLRQQGYLVANGYIPAQAVKDGVVEIAVIIGRYGKIDIQNHSGLKTAVAVNFLSGLNSGDYVQKDKLDRTLLFLNDLSGVSVKATLVPGVDAGTSDLVVAITDTAKINGQTYADNWGNCYTGKNRLGVSLNINDFSGRGDLLNVGGVYAGSGMYNYSTDYLIPTGGEGAKFGVGYSQMHYLLGNTFAPLGASGVSKTTSLYETFALKRSRDFNLNARVEYDNKLLKDQIDRNASDNRKRAEVWVFGLSGDSRDNFGGGGVNSFSLTYEKGDLSLDSGDAVASDANAKAGGSFGKTEMTGRRLQYINDRLTLYASFTGQLSDKNLDSSEKLQLGGPTGVRAYPVGEASCDEGYLFTGEFRWNLPKPNFQLAAFYDNGKARINKNSWAGAGENKRVLAGAGLGLIWNSPDGYAVRLDYAWKITTDNPAASAPDDNGRVWLQTIKYF, from the coding sequence ATGCTTAACAACTTTGCACAGCACAAAAAACGAATTCTCACCGGTTTAACGCTGCTATCCATGGCAGCCTGCCCGGTTTATGCCGCAGTGCAGCCGGATGCCGGCATCGTACTGGGGGGGAACAAACAGCCGGTTCTGCAGCAGCCGGTGCATGAGACACCGCAAATTACCGTCGAAGGTCAGAAAGCGGCGGCAGAAAACGGTGGCGGTCAAAGAATTGCCGTAAGCAGCTTTCGGATTACCGGGGCGCTGCCGCCGGTACCACAGGAAGAACTGTTAGCGCTGGTAGCCAGCGAGGCGGGCAGGGAACTGACTCTGACGGATCTCAATAACCTTGCCGCTAAAATCACCCAGCACCTTCGCCAACAGGGCTATCTGGTGGCTAATGGTTATATCCCGGCTCAGGCCGTAAAAGACGGCGTTGTCGAAATCGCCGTCATCATCGGCCGGTACGGCAAAATCGACATCCAGAATCACTCCGGCCTGAAAACCGCTGTGGCAGTAAACTTTTTGAGCGGCCTCAACAGCGGCGACTATGTCCAGAAGGACAAGCTTGACCGGACACTGCTCTTTCTGAATGACCTGAGCGGCGTCAGCGTCAAAGCGACGTTAGTCCCCGGCGTGGACGCCGGCACCTCCGATCTTGTCGTCGCCATCACCGATACCGCGAAAATAAACGGCCAGACTTACGCCGACAACTGGGGCAACTGTTATACTGGCAAGAACCGGCTCGGGGTTTCCCTGAATATCAATGACTTTTCCGGTCGCGGCGACCTCCTGAATGTAGGCGGCGTGTACGCCGGCAGCGGGATGTACAACTACAGCACCGATTATCTGATCCCCACCGGCGGCGAGGGAGCCAAATTCGGCGTAGGCTATTCACAGATGCATTACCTGCTGGGCAATACCTTTGCCCCCCTGGGGGCCAGCGGCGTGTCGAAGACCACCAGCCTCTATGAAACCTTTGCCCTCAAGCGTTCCCGGGATTTCAACCTGAACGCCAGAGTGGAATACGATAACAAATTGCTAAAGGATCAAATTGACCGAAACGCTTCCGACAACCGAAAACGAGCCGAGGTGTGGGTATTCGGCCTAAGCGGCGACAGCCGGGACAACTTTGGCGGCGGCGGAGTCAACAGCTTCAGCCTGACTTATGAAAAAGGTGATCTCAGCCTTGATTCGGGCGACGCCGTCGCCAGCGACGCCAATGCCAAGGCCGGCGGCAGCTTCGGCAAAACCGAAATGACCGGAAGGCGGCTCCAGTACATCAATGACCGATTAACCCTGTATGCTTCTTTTACCGGCCAACTGTCCGATAAAAACCTGGACTCTTCGGAAAAACTGCAGCTTGGCGGCCCCACCGGCGTACGGGCCTATCCGGTCGGTGAAGCCTCTTGCGACGAAGGCTATCTCTTTACCGGAGAATTCCGCTGGAATCTGCCAAAGCCCAACTTCCAACTGGCTGCCTTTTACGATAACGGCAAAGCCCGGATCAATAAAAATTCCTGGGCCGGAGCGGGGGAGAATAAACGCGTCCTGGCCGGCGCCGGGCTCGGCCTCATCTGGAACAGCCCGGACGGCTATGCTGTGCGTCTCGATTACGCCTGGAAGATTACCACCGACAATCCGGCAGCCTCGGCTCCCGACGACAACGGGCGCGTCTGGCTGCAAACGATAAAATATTTTTAA
- a CDS encoding response regulator transcription factor, which yields MKLLLVDDNFLYLEGLKSFLQDNGIEVIGTAGSGLEALNKVAMLQPEMIVMDVQMAGCDGIEATRLIKRDFPAIEIVMLTVSEDDEHLFAAIRAGASGYLLKGMNSQQFLTELWRLAAGEAVLASGMAKRILREFAAQDRSTGEKQPVKPAVPEQPELSPRQAEVLNLLAQGMTYKEIGAALTISERTVCYHVNEIIGKLHLTNRTQLLAHISHLNF from the coding sequence ATGAAATTACTGTTGGTTGATGATAACTTTTTATATCTGGAAGGGCTGAAAAGCTTTTTGCAGGACAACGGCATCGAGGTAATCGGTACGGCGGGGAGTGGCCTGGAGGCTTTGAACAAGGTCGCGATGCTTCAGCCGGAGATGATTGTCATGGATGTCCAGATGGCCGGCTGTGACGGGATTGAAGCCACACGATTGATCAAACGGGACTTTCCGGCAATAGAGATTGTCATGCTGACGGTATCGGAAGATGATGAGCATTTATTCGCTGCGATCCGGGCCGGAGCATCCGGCTATTTGCTTAAGGGCATGAATTCACAGCAATTTTTGACGGAGCTGTGGCGGCTGGCCGCCGGTGAGGCAGTGCTGGCCTCAGGAATGGCGAAGCGGATTTTGCGGGAGTTTGCCGCCCAAGACCGGAGCACTGGCGAAAAACAGCCTGTAAAGCCGGCAGTGCCGGAACAGCCGGAGTTGAGTCCCCGTCAGGCCGAGGTACTGAATTTGCTGGCCCAGGGGATGACGTATAAAGAAATCGGTGCGGCGCTTACCATCAGTGAAAGAACCGTGTGCTATCATGTGAACGAGATTATCGGCAAGCTTCATTTGACGAACCGGACACAGTTGCTCGCCCATATTTCCCATCTGAATTTTTAA